Proteins co-encoded in one Desulfovibrio sp. Huiquan2017 genomic window:
- a CDS encoding DUF370 domain-containing protein, which produces MQKQGLLNVGFGNFVVLDRVISIVNPSSAPMRRLREDARADGRLIDATQGRKTRAIIVTDSNHVVLSAIQAETIGQRFSADEGE; this is translated from the coding sequence ATGCAGAAACAGGGATTACTCAACGTCGGTTTCGGCAATTTCGTGGTGCTTGACCGGGTTATTTCCATCGTCAATCCATCCAGTGCGCCCATGCGGCGTCTGCGCGAGGACGCCCGCGCAGACGGGCGGCTTATTGACGCGACCCAGGGTCGCAAGACTCGGGCGATCATCGTCACCGACTCCAACCACGTTGTCTTGTCCGCCATTCAGGCCGAGACCATCGGGCAGCGGTTCAGCGCGGACGAGGGGGAATAG
- the gmk gene encoding guanylate kinase yields the protein MTFDDHTFRLGQVLVVCAPSGTGKSTLIAMLREEYPDFGFSISYTTRAPRGTEQDGREYHFVSRDTFVAMRSRGAFCEWAEVHGNFYGTATKPVEEMLHRGRDVLFDIDVQGAKQLRKTFYKGTFVFLLPPSREELVRRLKGRGTDSEESIAKRLANASGELAQAEWFDYWVVNDDLNEAYSELKAVYLAGKCKPSLRPGILDNIMRTWENDG from the coding sequence GTGACCTTTGACGATCATACGTTCCGGCTGGGGCAGGTCCTGGTGGTCTGCGCCCCCAGCGGCACGGGCAAGAGCACGCTCATCGCCATGTTGCGCGAGGAATACCCGGACTTCGGCTTTTCCATTTCCTACACCACCCGCGCCCCGCGCGGCACGGAACAGGACGGCCGGGAATACCACTTCGTGTCCCGCGATACCTTCGTGGCCATGCGCAGCAGGGGAGCTTTCTGCGAATGGGCCGAGGTCCACGGCAACTTCTACGGCACGGCCACCAAGCCGGTGGAGGAGATGCTGCACCGGGGGCGGGATGTGCTCTTCGACATCGATGTCCAGGGTGCCAAGCAGCTCAGGAAGACCTTTTACAAGGGTACCTTCGTCTTTCTGCTTCCGCCGTCCCGCGAGGAACTGGTCCGCCGTCTCAAGGGGCGCGGCACCGACTCCGAGGAGTCCATCGCGAAAAGGCTGGCCAATGCCTCTGGCGAACTGGCCCAGGCCGAGTGGTTCGATTACTGGGTGGTCAACGACGATCTGAACGAGGCCTACAGTGAGCTCAAGGCTGTCTATCTGGCCGGGAAGTGCAAGCCGTCGCTGCGCCCCGGCATTCTGGACAACATTATGAGGACGTGGGAAAACGATGGCTGA
- the pyrF gene encoding orotidine-5'-phosphate decarboxylase: MAELVVALDFRDAGQALDMARTLRGVVPWMKVGLELFTAEGPRVICGLKELGFKIFLDLKFFDIPNTVQGAVRSAASLGVDMVSIHALGGERMARAAMDGCAEGVVSGQTPPLVLAVTMLTSMAAGDLPVEGAPEPSEMVLDLAVKAKQYGLNGVVCSGLEVERIKAACGSSFACLTPGIRPASAEAGDQRRVVTPGDAVRNGSDFLVVGRPVTRAERPEAVARAIIEEMDRAQ; the protein is encoded by the coding sequence ATGGCTGAACTCGTTGTTGCACTGGATTTTAGAGACGCCGGGCAGGCGCTGGACATGGCTCGTACTCTGCGGGGCGTGGTCCCGTGGATGAAGGTCGGCCTGGAACTGTTCACGGCCGAGGGGCCCCGGGTCATCTGCGGACTCAAGGAGTTGGGCTTCAAGATCTTTTTGGATCTGAAATTCTTCGACATCCCCAATACGGTACAGGGCGCGGTGCGTTCGGCGGCGAGCCTGGGCGTGGACATGGTCAGCATCCACGCCTTGGGCGGCGAACGCATGGCCAGGGCGGCCATGGACGGATGCGCCGAGGGCGTGGTCTCCGGGCAGACGCCGCCCCTGGTTCTGGCCGTGACCATGCTGACCAGCATGGCGGCGGGCGACCTGCCCGTGGAGGGCGCTCCCGAACCCTCGGAGATGGTCCTTGACCTGGCTGTGAAAGCCAAGCAATATGGCTTAAATGGAGTGGTCTGCTCCGGCCTGGAGGTGGAGCGGATCAAAGCGGCTTGCGGGAGTTCGTTCGCCTGCCTGACCCCCGGTATTCGCCCGGCTTCAGCCGAGGCCGGTGATCAGCGGCGGGTGGTTACTCCGGGGGACGCGGTTCGCAACGGGTCGGACTTTCTGGTGGTGGGTAGGCCGGTGACAAGGGCCGAACGGCCCGAAGCAGTGGCCCGGGCGATCATCGAGGAGATGGACCGGGCTCAATAG
- a CDS encoding tetratricopeptide repeat protein yields MAEQEQGAESRHEIVRDGAEKIMGVFSTQTVAKVGTGTTQRKTIQKTYWDAEELDTGEISVQPLNRNYVPSGPKRSIPRDDFLTKFNPEPEFYVSTVYPAIKEMDGAIVRGEKHRERGAAYSAEFEYQQAMAIDEDNVRANFGLGLTYLDRGDQTKANDIFERLVGLEAAFAPEHKHLFNDFGINMRKNRMYDQALQYYLRAEQLVQNDEHLFHNIARCYFEKGNIEGCKKYLLKSLELNPNLEASLKFWAFLKEKGYVSKDEGADVREAKPAARTRSDAKAADGEKPVPAAPIKLD; encoded by the coding sequence ATGGCCGAACAGGAGCAGGGTGCCGAATCTCGGCACGAGATAGTCCGGGATGGAGCGGAGAAGATCATGGGGGTCTTCTCCACACAGACCGTGGCCAAGGTCGGCACGGGGACCACGCAGCGCAAGACGATCCAGAAGACTTACTGGGACGCCGAGGAACTCGACACCGGCGAAATTTCCGTCCAGCCCCTGAACCGCAACTACGTGCCGTCCGGCCCCAAGCGCAGTATTCCGCGCGATGATTTCCTGACCAAGTTTAATCCCGAGCCGGAATTCTACGTCTCCACGGTCTACCCGGCCATCAAGGAGATGGACGGGGCCATCGTGCGCGGCGAAAAGCATCGCGAACGCGGCGCGGCCTATTCCGCCGAGTTCGAATACCAGCAGGCCATGGCCATTGACGAGGATAACGTCCGTGCCAATTTCGGCCTGGGGCTGACCTACCTCGACCGGGGCGACCAGACCAAGGCCAACGACATTTTCGAGCGACTGGTGGGGCTTGAAGCGGCCTTCGCCCCCGAGCATAAACACCTGTTCAACGATTTCGGCATCAACATGCGCAAGAACAGGATGTACGATCAGGCCCTGCAGTATTACCTTCGGGCCGAGCAACTGGTCCAGAACGACGAGCATCTGTTCCACAACATCGCCCGCTGCTACTTCGAGAAGGGGAACATCGAGGGGTGCAAGAAATATCTGCTCAAGAGCCTGGAGCTGAATCCGAACCTTGAAGCGAGTCTTAAATTTTGGGCCTTTCTCAAGGAAAAGGGATACGTGTCCAAGGACGAGGGCGCGGACGTGCGGGAGGCCAAGCCCGCCGCGCGCACCAGGAGTGATGCCAAAGCGGCGGACGGGGAAAAGCCGGTCCCGGCCGCGCCTATCAAGCTGGATTGA
- a CDS encoding HDOD domain-containing protein, with amino-acid sequence MNQDKIQGFLQELPLMREDLPFSPEVLSRLFIQTGNGSLASMEDVGETLSRDQGLTARILKLANSAYYGLQAAVLSVPRAAAVLGMAEIRNIVLALGVDGLTKRYPMPEDFDLGRYWTHQFMVAMVAKELSDMTDVGKPENLFTSGLLHDFGKLVMALKRPEDWAAIRELAESEELADSDAEEKYWSLDHAVIGALVLRSWDLPAALVEPVNWHHSPDLSPEFSSEANVISLADSVVHAVDDPDGRYGERVDELCQAVDVDMDDLMEVAEELVDSDDIEQFVNILS; translated from the coding sequence ATGAATCAGGACAAGATCCAGGGTTTTCTTCAGGAACTGCCGCTCATGCGCGAGGACCTGCCATTCTCGCCCGAGGTTTTGAGCCGGCTGTTTATCCAGACGGGCAACGGCTCCCTGGCCTCCATGGAGGACGTGGGAGAAACCCTGAGCCGGGATCAGGGGCTGACCGCCCGTATCCTGAAGCTGGCCAATTCCGCCTATTACGGGCTCCAGGCCGCAGTCTTGTCCGTGCCGCGCGCGGCCGCTGTTCTGGGCATGGCCGAAATCCGCAACATCGTCCTGGCGCTCGGCGTGGACGGCCTGACCAAGCGTTATCCCATGCCCGAGGATTTTGACCTCGGCCGCTACTGGACCCATCAGTTCATGGTGGCCATGGTGGCCAAGGAACTGTCCGACATGACCGACGTGGGCAAGCCGGAAAATCTGTTCACTTCCGGGTTGCTCCATGATTTCGGCAAGTTGGTCATGGCCTTGAAACGGCCCGAGGACTGGGCCGCCATCCGTGAGCTGGCCGAGAGCGAGGAACTGGCGGACAGTGACGCGGAGGAAAAATACTGGAGCCTTGACCACGCAGTCATCGGCGCGCTCGTGTTGCGCTCCTGGGATCTGCCCGCCGCACTGGTGGAACCGGTTAACTGGCACCATTCGCCGGACCTGTCGCCGGAATTCTCCAGCGAGGCCAACGTCATCAGCCTGGCCGACAGCGTGGTCCATGCCGTGGACGACCCGGACGGGCGTTACGGGGAGCGGGTGGACGAGCTTTGCCAGGCCGTGGACGTGGACATGGACGACCTTATGGAAGTCGCCGAGGAGTTGGTTGACTCGGACGACATCGAACAATTCGTGAACATACTCTCCTGA
- the recJ gene encoding single-stranded-DNA-specific exonuclease RecJ, whose amino-acid sequence MPCIWKPRNEGTAPSSASAMAEELNVSPLIVEILWNRGLTDVGEMDRFLSPLLRHMANPAEVPGLTEAAETIARGLDEGRQLAVWGDYDVDGITATAVIKEFFALRGREVLHHLPNRMEEGYGMNVPGVEALHAQGATLLLTVDCGISDLAPVARARELGMTVVVTDHHLPGETLPEAHAVCDPRLGEGGSCDDLAGVGVAFMLVVALNRLLPGEPVDVRPLLDLVALGTIADIVRLTGQNRILVKNGLLVIKEARRPGMAALKVVSDYARQAELGAGQIGFHLAPRINAAGRMGDPEKALNLLLAKDFDTAMPIAEELDAINMERRRQEQEIADEALAQAETMRRMAGLVLFADHWHPGIIGIVASRVAEKYYRPTMLLCAPDGPEGLLKGSGRSIPEFNLHDGLASVADVLAGFGGHAQAAGLSLKPENLAVLRERFNDHVIETLGAEPLTPTLKLDHELAFSNINNTLLKELELLQPFGMGNPEPVFATKPVRVAEHALFGREGEHVKLVLEDETTGTKLPGKAWRMADTLTRAVHGKTMRFAFTPKIDRFRGIPSIDLRIRDWIF is encoded by the coding sequence TTGCCTTGCATCTGGAAACCCCGCAACGAGGGGACCGCGCCGTCGTCGGCATCGGCCATGGCCGAGGAACTGAACGTATCACCGCTCATTGTGGAAATCCTCTGGAACCGGGGGTTGACCGACGTGGGCGAAATGGATCGCTTTTTGAGTCCGCTGCTCCGGCATATGGCCAACCCGGCCGAGGTGCCCGGCCTGACCGAGGCCGCCGAGACCATCGCCCGGGGACTGGACGAGGGCCGCCAGCTCGCGGTCTGGGGCGATTATGACGTGGACGGCATTACGGCCACGGCGGTCATCAAGGAATTCTTCGCCCTGCGCGGCCGGGAGGTCCTGCACCACCTGCCCAACCGCATGGAGGAAGGGTACGGCATGAACGTGCCCGGCGTGGAGGCACTTCACGCCCAGGGGGCGACCCTGCTTTTGACCGTGGACTGCGGTATCTCGGACCTCGCGCCCGTGGCCCGCGCCCGCGAACTGGGCATGACCGTGGTGGTCACGGACCATCACCTGCCCGGCGAGACCCTGCCCGAAGCCCATGCCGTGTGCGATCCGCGCCTCGGAGAGGGCGGGTCGTGCGACGACTTGGCCGGGGTGGGCGTGGCTTTCATGCTCGTGGTCGCCCTGAACCGGCTGTTGCCCGGCGAGCCCGTGGATGTGCGCCCGCTTCTCGACTTGGTGGCGCTGGGAACTATTGCGGACATCGTCCGGCTGACCGGCCAGAATCGTATCCTGGTCAAGAACGGTCTGCTGGTCATCAAGGAAGCCCGGCGGCCCGGCATGGCGGCGCTGAAAGTGGTCAGCGACTATGCCCGCCAGGCAGAGCTGGGGGCGGGGCAAATCGGCTTCCATCTGGCTCCGAGGATCAATGCGGCCGGACGCATGGGCGACCCGGAAAAGGCGCTCAACCTGCTGCTGGCCAAGGATTTCGACACGGCCATGCCCATTGCCGAGGAACTCGACGCCATCAACATGGAGCGCCGCCGCCAGGAGCAGGAGATCGCGGACGAGGCCCTGGCCCAGGCCGAAACCATGCGCCGTATGGCCGGACTGGTCCTGTTCGCGGATCACTGGCATCCGGGCATCATCGGCATCGTGGCCTCGCGCGTGGCGGAAAAATACTACCGCCCCACAATGCTGCTTTGTGCGCCCGACGGCCCCGAAGGACTGCTCAAGGGCTCGGGCCGGAGCATACCAGAGTTCAATCTTCATGACGGGCTGGCCTCGGTGGCCGATGTGCTTGCGGGGTTCGGCGGCCACGCCCAGGCCGCCGGGCTTTCTCTCAAGCCCGAGAATCTCGCCGTCCTGCGCGAGCGGTTCAACGACCACGTGATCGAGACCCTTGGAGCCGAACCGCTCACGCCGACCCTCAAGCTCGATCACGAACTGGCATTTTCCAACATCAACAACACCCTGCTCAAGGAGCTGGAATTGCTCCAGCCCTTCGGCATGGGCAACCCCGAGCCGGTCTTTGCCACCAAGCCGGTACGCGTGGCCGAGCACGCCCTGTTCGGCCGGGAAGGCGAACACGTCAAGCTCGTCCTGGAAGACGAAACGACCGGCACCAAGCTGCCGGGCAAGGCGTGGCGTATGGCCGACACCCTGACCCGCGCGGTGCACGGCAAGACCATGCGCTTTGCCTTCACCCCCAAGATCGACCGCTTCCGGGGCATTCCGAGCATCGACCTGCGCATTCGGGATTGGATCTTTTAG
- the lipA gene encoding lipoyl synthase — protein sequence MSSSEPLQKPLRIPPWLRVKLPSNENFSNTSELIGDLNLNTVCQSAKCPNKWECFSKNVATFLIMGAICTRNCAFCNIASGDMEPLDPTEPARVAEAARRLALKHVVITSVTRDDLPDGGSAHFAATIRAVREAMPRCTVEVLIPDFQGDEAALGTVLDAGPNVLNHNLETVPVLYGDIRPQADYRQSLTVLENAKRSRPDIPTKSGIMVGLGETDEQILTVLDDLAAIDCDIVTIGQYMQPSRQHPMVKRYVEPEVFDRYAEEGKKRGIRHMFSAPLVRSSYNAADFV from the coding sequence ATGTCTTCAAGCGAGCCTTTGCAAAAGCCTTTGCGGATTCCGCCGTGGCTGCGGGTCAAGCTGCCGAGTAACGAGAACTTCTCCAACACCTCGGAGCTCATCGGCGACCTCAACCTGAACACGGTCTGCCAATCCGCCAAATGTCCCAACAAATGGGAGTGTTTCTCCAAGAATGTGGCCACGTTCCTGATCATGGGGGCCATCTGCACGCGCAACTGCGCCTTCTGCAACATCGCCTCCGGGGACATGGAACCGCTGGATCCGACCGAACCGGCCCGCGTGGCCGAGGCCGCAAGACGGCTCGCGCTCAAACACGTAGTCATCACTTCGGTCACCCGCGACGACCTCCCGGACGGCGGGTCCGCGCACTTCGCGGCGACCATCCGGGCCGTACGCGAGGCCATGCCCCGCTGCACCGTGGAAGTCCTCATCCCGGACTTCCAGGGCGACGAGGCGGCGCTCGGAACCGTGCTCGACGCCGGGCCCAACGTGCTCAACCACAACTTGGAGACCGTGCCGGTCCTGTACGGGGACATCCGACCCCAGGCCGACTACCGCCAGTCCCTGACCGTGTTGGAAAACGCCAAGCGCTCACGCCCGGACATCCCGACCAAGTCCGGAATCATGGTCGGCCTGGGCGAAACGGACGAACAAATTCTGACCGTGCTGGACGATCTCGCGGCCATCGACTGCGACATCGTGACCATCGGCCAGTACATGCAGCCCAGCCGCCAACACCCCATGGTCAAGCGATACGTGGAACCCGAGGTCTTCGACCGATATGCCGAGGAAGGCAAAAAACGCGGCATCCGCCACATGTTCAGCGCCCCTCTGGTGCGGTCGAGCTACAATGCGGCGGACTTCGTTTAA
- the lipB gene encoding lipoyl(octanoyl) transferase LipB, whose translation MKIVDLGLIGYKDAETLQLEALAAVTAGERTNTLFLLEHPKVITLGRQGGIENLHLNPEQLDAHGIELVQTTRGGNITCHFPGQLVAYPIWRVEKRPGGMREFFHDMEQAVMDTCAHFGVETIRRPKHPGVWVDETRKICSMGIGVRHWVTYHGLALNVARDVSLFNAITLCGIQGAVPTSLSAEAGRDIDMEEVKDVFKRAFAKAFADSAVAAGQAAE comes from the coding sequence ATGAAGATCGTCGATCTCGGGCTTATCGGCTACAAAGACGCCGAGACCCTGCAACTTGAGGCCTTGGCAGCCGTGACCGCCGGCGAACGGACGAACACCCTGTTCCTGTTGGAGCACCCCAAGGTCATCACCCTGGGCCGCCAGGGCGGTATCGAGAACCTGCACCTGAACCCGGAGCAATTGGACGCCCACGGCATCGAGCTGGTCCAGACCACGCGCGGCGGGAACATCACCTGCCACTTCCCCGGACAGTTGGTGGCCTACCCCATCTGGCGGGTGGAAAAGCGCCCCGGCGGCATGCGCGAATTCTTCCACGACATGGAACAGGCGGTCATGGACACCTGTGCGCACTTCGGGGTTGAAACCATACGGCGGCCCAAGCACCCCGGCGTCTGGGTGGACGAAACCCGCAAGATATGTTCCATGGGCATCGGCGTGCGCCACTGGGTGACCTACCATGGTCTGGCCCTGAACGTGGCCCGCGACGTCAGCCTGTTCAACGCCATAACCCTGTGCGGCATCCAAGGCGCGGTGCCCACCTCCCTGTCCGCCGAAGCCGGACGGGACATAGACATGGAGGAAGTCAAGGATGTCTTCAAGCGAGCCTTTGCAAAAGCCTTTGCGGATTCCGCCGTGGCTGCGGGTCAAGCTGCCGAGTAA
- a CDS encoding small ribosomal subunit Rsm22 family protein, which yields MSIDGLFPNLTEDNCEQLARFVTILKDVWPLKGKHRDQLKYDIRDMSRSLTNERSTRRKEYMTDAKFLSPYLYYFLPWNLFRLSRLFTGLELDIPEDGQVADLGTGPLTTVLALWMARPHLRTRRLSFTCVDIAPKSMQTGVKLFQALAGKDSPWRIKTVKGGFTEHLRDKADLLMAANAFNELDWSGRATRPQAEKLAAHMVGATKETGRILVVETGVRLAGRIMAEMRAQFLEKGCKPIAPCPHAGECPMPAMGQGPWCHFNFSTKGAPDWLEAVSAEASLEKDNVSLNFLYFSPGGAAHRGLVRTVSEPFKLHGGKGQYACSDRGLTLLEYAPGTRPLFPGQIFAPDWPSNPRTDLKSKALILPYKGQNTK from the coding sequence ATGTCGATTGACGGCCTGTTTCCCAATTTGACCGAGGACAACTGCGAGCAACTCGCCCGCTTCGTGACTATCCTCAAGGACGTCTGGCCGCTGAAGGGCAAGCACCGCGACCAGCTCAAGTACGACATCCGCGATATGTCGCGCAGCCTGACCAACGAACGGTCCACGCGACGCAAGGAATACATGACGGACGCGAAGTTCCTGTCGCCGTACCTTTACTATTTCCTGCCCTGGAACCTGTTCCGCCTCTCCCGCCTGTTCACCGGCCTGGAGCTGGACATCCCGGAGGACGGCCAAGTGGCCGATCTCGGCACCGGTCCGCTGACCACGGTCCTGGCCCTGTGGATGGCCCGGCCGCACCTGCGCACCCGGCGGCTGTCCTTCACCTGCGTGGACATCGCGCCCAAGAGCATGCAGACGGGCGTAAAGCTCTTCCAGGCCCTGGCGGGCAAGGATTCGCCCTGGCGCATCAAGACGGTCAAGGGCGGATTCACGGAGCACCTCCGCGACAAAGCGGACCTGCTCATGGCCGCCAACGCCTTCAACGAACTGGACTGGTCCGGCCGGGCGACCCGGCCTCAGGCGGAAAAGCTGGCCGCACACATGGTCGGAGCCACCAAGGAGACCGGCCGCATCCTGGTGGTGGAAACCGGCGTACGGCTGGCCGGACGAATCATGGCCGAGATGCGAGCCCAGTTCCTGGAAAAGGGCTGCAAGCCCATCGCGCCCTGCCCGCACGCGGGCGAATGTCCCATGCCCGCCATGGGCCAGGGGCCATGGTGCCACTTCAACTTCTCCACCAAGGGCGCGCCCGACTGGCTGGAAGCCGTGTCCGCCGAGGCGTCCCTGGAAAAGGACAATGTGTCCCTCAACTTCCTCTACTTTTCGCCCGGTGGCGCAGCGCACCGGGGGCTGGTCCGGACCGTGTCCGAACCGTTCAAGCTGCATGGCGGCAAGGGGCAGTATGCCTGCTCCGACCGGGGGCTGACCTTGCTCGAATACGCACCCGGGACCCGGCCCCTGTTCCCGGGCCAAATCTTCGCGCCCGACTGGCCGTCCAACCCCCGGACGGATCTCAAGTCCAAGGCGCTCATCCTCCCCTACAAGGGCCAGAACACGAAATGA